The Kluyvera intermedia genome window below encodes:
- the tolB gene encoding Tol-Pal system beta propeller repeat protein TolB, producing the protein MKQALRVAFGFLMLWAAVLHAEVRIEITQGVDSARPIGVVPFKWAGPGAAPEDIGGIVGADLRNSGKFNPLDRSRLPQQPGSAQEVQPAAWSALGIDTVVVGQVTPNADGSYSVSYQLVDTGAAPGTVLAQNTYKVNKQWLRYAGHTASDEVFEKLTSIKGAFRTRIAYVVQTNGGQFPYELRVSDYDGYNQFVVHRSPQPLMSPAWSPDGSKLAYVTFESGRSALVIQTLANGAVRQVASFPRHNGAPSFSPDGSKLAFALSKTGSLNLYVMDIGSGQIRQVTDGRSNNTEPTWFPDSQNLAFTSDQAGRPQVYKVNVNGGAPQRITWEGSQNQDADVSSDGKLMVMVSSANGQQHIAKQDLVAGGVQVLSSTFLDETPSLAPNGTMVIYSSSQGMGSVLNLVSTDGRFKARLPATDGQVKFPAWSPYL; encoded by the coding sequence ATGAAGCAGGCATTACGAGTAGCATTTGGTTTTCTGATGCTGTGGGCAGCTGTGCTGCACGCAGAAGTACGTATCGAGATTACCCAAGGGGTAGACTCAGCACGCCCGATTGGTGTTGTTCCATTCAAGTGGGCGGGGCCAGGGGCTGCGCCTGAAGATATTGGCGGCATTGTTGGCGCTGACCTGCGTAACAGCGGGAAATTTAACCCATTAGACAGATCTCGTCTGCCACAGCAGCCGGGTTCCGCTCAGGAAGTTCAGCCTGCGGCCTGGTCTGCGCTGGGCATCGATACCGTTGTTGTCGGTCAGGTAACCCCGAACGCTGACGGCAGCTATAGTGTGTCTTATCAACTGGTTGATACCGGTGCCGCACCAGGTACCGTATTGGCACAGAACACTTACAAAGTGAACAAACAGTGGCTGCGTTATGCAGGTCATACTGCGAGTGACGAAGTGTTCGAGAAGCTGACCAGCATTAAAGGCGCATTCCGTACTCGTATCGCTTATGTCGTTCAGACCAACGGCGGCCAGTTCCCGTATGAACTGCGCGTTTCTGATTACGATGGTTATAACCAGTTTGTGGTTCACCGTTCTCCACAGCCGCTGATGTCACCGGCATGGTCTCCAGACGGTTCTAAACTGGCTTACGTTACCTTCGAAAGCGGTCGTTCAGCGCTGGTTATCCAGACTCTGGCAAACGGCGCTGTTCGTCAGGTTGCGTCATTCCCGCGTCACAACGGTGCACCATCGTTCTCTCCGGATGGCAGTAAACTGGCGTTTGCTTTGTCTAAAACCGGTAGTCTGAACCTGTACGTGATGGATATCGGCTCCGGTCAGATCCGTCAGGTGACCGATGGTCGCAGCAACAACACCGAACCAACATGGTTCCCGGACAGCCAGAATCTGGCCTTTACGTCTGACCAGGCCGGTCGTCCGCAGGTGTATAAAGTTAATGTTAACGGCGGTGCTCCGCAGCGTATTACCTGGGAAGGTTCACAGAACCAGGATGCTGATGTCAGCAGCGACGGTAAGTTAATGGTAATGGTCAGCTCGGCTAACGGCCAGCAGCACATTGCTAAGCAGGATCTGGTAGCGGGTGGCGTACAAGTACTGTCGTCAACGTTCCTGGACGAAACGCCAAGTCTGGCACCTAACGGCACTATGGTAATCTACAGCTCTTCTCAGGGGATGGGATCCGTGCTGAATCTGGTTTCTACAGATGGGCGTTTCAAAGCGCGTCTTCCGGCAACTGATGGACAGGTCAAATTCCCTGCCTGGTCGCCGTATCTGTAA
- the zitB gene encoding CDF family zinc transporter ZitB, with product MSHGQDPHSHAAAKDGNARRLQLAFGVTAGFMVIEAIGGVISGSLALLADAGHMLTDSAALLFALLAVHFARRPPGGRHTFGWLRLTTIAAFVNAIALLFIIILIVWEAVKRFYTPQPVAGATMMVIAVAGLLANILAFWILHRGSEEKNLNVRAAALHVMGDLLGSVGAIIAAVVIMTTGWTPIDPILSVLVSCLVLRSAWSLLKESLNELLEGAPRTIDVAALKRNMRRSLPEVRDVHHVHVWLVGEKPLMTLHVQVVPPHDHDGLLDKIHHFLEEQYQIEHATVQMEYQPCSGPECRLNEAHSGHEHHHHH from the coding sequence ATGTCACATGGGCAGGATCCGCATTCACACGCAGCTGCAAAGGATGGTAATGCCCGTCGTTTGCAGCTGGCTTTTGGCGTTACCGCCGGATTTATGGTTATCGAAGCTATTGGCGGTGTCATTTCCGGTTCACTGGCGCTGCTGGCCGATGCCGGCCATATGTTGACGGACTCGGCCGCCCTGCTGTTTGCCCTGTTGGCGGTCCACTTCGCCCGCCGTCCTCCTGGCGGTCGCCATACTTTCGGCTGGCTTCGACTAACAACTATCGCCGCCTTCGTTAATGCCATTGCCCTGCTGTTTATTATTATTTTAATCGTCTGGGAAGCGGTGAAACGTTTCTACACCCCACAGCCGGTGGCGGGTGCCACCATGATGGTCATCGCTGTTGCTGGGCTATTAGCGAATATTCTGGCGTTCTGGATACTGCATCGTGGCAGTGAGGAAAAGAACCTGAACGTGCGTGCGGCGGCACTGCATGTGATGGGCGATCTATTGGGCTCGGTTGGCGCGATTATTGCCGCAGTCGTTATCATGACCACTGGCTGGACACCTATTGATCCGATTCTGTCAGTCCTGGTTTCATGCCTTGTGCTGCGCAGTGCATGGTCGCTGCTAAAAGAGAGTCTGAATGAACTGCTGGAGGGAGCTCCACGGACGATTGACGTGGCAGCATTAAAACGCAATATGCGCCGCTCACTACCGGAAGTGCGCGATGTCCATCATGTGCATGTCTGGTTAGTGGGCGAAAAACCGCTGATGACGTTGCACGTGCAGGTGGTGCCACCACACGATCATGATGGCCTGCTGGATAAAATTCATCATTTTCTCGAAGAACAATATCAGATAGAGCATGCGACCGTGCAGATGGAGTATCAGCCTTGTAGCGGCCCGGAATGCCGCCTTAACGAGGCGCATTCCGGACACGAACATCATCACCACCATTAA
- the nadA gene encoding quinolinate synthase NadA — MSVMFDPEAAIYPFPPKPVPLSLDEKRFYREKIKRLLKERDAVMVAHYYTDPEIQQLAEETGGCISDSLEMARFGAKHPASTLLVAGVRFMGETAKILSPEKTILMPTLDAECSLDLGCPIDAFNEFCDAHPDRTVVVYANTSAAVKARADWVVTSSIAVELIEHLDSLGEKIIWAPDRHLGHYVQKQTGADILCWQGACIVHDEFKTQALERMKALYPQAAVLVHPESPQAIVDMADAVGSTSQLINAAKTLPHQQLIVATDRGIFYKMQQAVPDKELFEAPTAGEGATCRTCAHCPWMAMNGLKAIAESLENGGAAHEIHVDEALRQGALIPLNRMLDFAATLRG; from the coding sequence ATGAGCGTGATGTTTGACCCAGAAGCCGCAATTTACCCATTCCCGCCTAAGCCTGTTCCGCTAAGTCTCGATGAAAAACGATTTTATCGCGAGAAAATCAAGCGGTTGCTCAAGGAACGTGATGCCGTCATGGTGGCGCACTACTACACCGATCCCGAAATTCAACAGCTGGCGGAAGAGACCGGTGGCTGTATATCTGATTCTCTGGAGATGGCGCGTTTTGGTGCAAAACATCCTGCTTCAACGCTGCTGGTAGCGGGCGTGCGTTTTATGGGCGAAACCGCGAAAATCCTCAGTCCTGAAAAAACGATCTTGATGCCAACGCTGGATGCGGAGTGTTCACTGGACCTTGGCTGTCCCATTGATGCGTTCAATGAGTTCTGTGACGCACACCCGGATCGCACCGTCGTGGTCTATGCCAATACTTCAGCGGCGGTGAAAGCGCGTGCCGACTGGGTGGTGACATCCAGCATTGCCGTTGAACTGATTGAACATCTCGACAGCCTGGGTGAGAAAATCATCTGGGCACCGGATCGTCATCTTGGCCACTACGTGCAAAAACAAACGGGTGCAGACATCCTGTGCTGGCAAGGTGCCTGTATCGTTCACGATGAGTTTAAAACCCAGGCGCTGGAACGCATGAAAGCACTTTATCCGCAGGCGGCGGTGCTCGTGCATCCAGAATCACCGCAGGCGATTGTCGATATGGCCGACGCGGTAGGTTCCACCAGCCAACTCATCAATGCAGCGAAAACGTTACCCCACCAGCAGCTTATCGTGGCTACCGATCGCGGAATCTTCTATAAAATGCAGCAAGCCGTTCCGGATAAGGAATTGTTCGAAGCGCCGACGGCCGGGGAAGGGGCGACCTGCCGTACCTGCGCACACTGTCCGTGGATGGCGATGAATGGCCTTAAGGCTATTGCCGAAAGCCTGGAGAATGGCGGCGCTGCGCATGAAATTCATGTGGATGAAGCGCTGCGACAAGGGGCGTTAATTCCGCTTAACCGGATGCTGGATTTTGCGGCTACACTTCGTGGGTAA
- the pal gene encoding peptidoglycan-associated lipoprotein Pal: protein MQLNKVLKGLMIALPVMAIAACSSNKNASNDQSGEGMLGAGTGMDANGNGNMSSEEQARLQMQQLQQNNIVYFDLDKYDIRSDFAAMLDAHANFLRSNPSYKVTVEGHADERGTPEYNISLGERRANAVKMYLQGKGVSADQISIVSYGKEKPAVLGHDEAAYSKNRRAVLVY from the coding sequence ATGCAACTGAACAAAGTGCTGAAAGGGCTGATGATCGCTCTGCCTGTTATGGCAATCGCGGCATGTTCTTCTAACAAGAACGCTAGCAATGACCAGAGCGGCGAAGGCATGCTGGGTGCCGGCACTGGTATGGATGCTAACGGTAACGGCAACATGTCTTCTGAAGAGCAAGCGCGTCTTCAGATGCAGCAGCTGCAGCAGAACAACATCGTCTACTTCGATCTCGACAAGTACGATATCCGTTCTGACTTCGCTGCAATGCTGGATGCTCACGCGAACTTCCTGCGTAGCAACCCGTCTTACAAAGTCACCGTAGAAGGTCACGCGGACGAACGTGGTACTCCTGAGTACAACATCTCCCTGGGTGAACGTCGTGCTAACGCTGTTAAAATGTACCTGCAGGGTAAAGGCGTTTCAGCTGACCAGATCTCCATCGTTTCTTACGGTAAAGAAAAACCTGCAGTACTGGGTCACGACGAAGCGGCTTATTCCAAAAACCGTCGTGCCGTACTGGTTTACTAA
- the cpoB gene encoding cell division protein CpoB yields the protein MSSNFRHHMLSLSLLVGIAAPWAAFAQAPISSVGSGSVEDRVTQLERISNAHSQLLTQLQQQLSDNQTDIDALRGQIQESQYQLNQVVDRQKQIMLQIDSLSSGGAQTQSASGDQSNTTAAPAPAGGNTAASGAPAQTGDANTDYNAAIALVKDSARQDDAIAAFQNFIKKYPDSTYQPNANYWLGQLNYNKGKKDDAAFYFASVVKNYPKSPKAADAMFKVGVIMQDKGDTAKAKAVYQQVVSKYPGTDGAKQAQKRLSGL from the coding sequence ATGAGCAGTAACTTCAGACATCACATGTTGAGTCTGTCGTTACTGGTTGGCATAGCGGCCCCCTGGGCCGCTTTTGCGCAGGCGCCAATCAGTAGTGTCGGCTCAGGCTCGGTCGAAGACCGTGTCACTCAACTCGAGCGTATTTCCAATGCTCACAGTCAGCTTTTGACCCAACTCCAGCAACAACTCTCCGATAACCAGACCGATATTGACGCCCTTCGTGGTCAGATCCAGGAAAGTCAGTATCAGTTGAATCAGGTGGTGGATCGTCAAAAACAGATCATGCTGCAAATTGACAGCTTAAGCAGCGGTGGTGCGCAGACGCAGTCGGCTTCGGGTGACCAAAGCAATACGACGGCAGCACCAGCACCTGCTGGCGGTAATACAGCGGCTTCAGGCGCACCTGCACAGACAGGTGATGCCAATACCGATTACAACGCGGCTATCGCGCTGGTGAAGGATAGTGCTCGCCAGGATGATGCGATTGCAGCATTTCAGAACTTCATCAAGAAGTACCCTGACTCAACCTATCAGCCAAATGCGAATTATTGGCTAGGACAGTTGAATTACAACAAGGGTAAAAAAGATGACGCAGCGTTCTACTTTGCATCGGTGGTGAAAAACTATCCGAAGTCGCCTAAAGCGGCTGATGCAATGTTTAAGGTTGGGGTGATCATGCAAGACAAAGGGGATACCGCAAAAGCGAAAGCGGTTTACCAGCAGGTTGTCAGCAAGTACCCGGGGACCGACGGTGCGAAGCAAGCGCAAAAACGTCTTAGCGGGCTGTAA
- the tolA gene encoding cell envelope integrity protein TolA, which translates to MSKATEQNDKLKRAIIISAVLHVILFAALIWSSFDEHIDAAAGGGGGSSIDAVMVDPGAVVENYNRTQQQQASSKRAQEQREKQAQQQAEELREKQAAEQERLKALEKERLQAQDAAKQAQEQQKQAEEAAAKAATDAKAKADTQAKEAAEAAVKAAADAKVKADAQAKVAAEAVKKAAADAQKKAEAEAVKAAADAKKVAEAAAAKAAADAEKKATAAAEKKAAAEKAAADKAAAAAEKAEAAKAAAAAKAAADKKAASEKAAADKKAAADKAAADKAVAKKAAAEKAAAASGVDDLLGDLSSGKNAPKSGGGAKGSGQPAKDSGTSGANGGASGSDISAYATQIRNAIQSRLYGADMFAGKSCVLHIKLASDGLLLDVTEEGGDPALCQAALTAAKTAKIPKPPSQAVYEKIKDAKLDFKL; encoded by the coding sequence TCTTTTTGCAGCGCTGATCTGGAGTTCGTTCGATGAGCACATAGACGCTGCAGCCGGCGGTGGCGGCGGTTCGTCGATCGATGCGGTTATGGTCGATCCCGGTGCGGTCGTCGAGAACTATAATCGTACACAGCAGCAGCAGGCCAGTTCTAAACGTGCGCAAGAGCAGCGTGAGAAACAGGCCCAGCAGCAGGCTGAAGAATTGCGTGAAAAACAAGCTGCTGAGCAGGAACGTCTAAAAGCGCTGGAGAAAGAGCGTTTACAGGCGCAGGATGCGGCGAAGCAGGCACAGGAACAGCAAAAACAGGCTGAAGAAGCAGCAGCGAAAGCGGCTACTGATGCTAAAGCGAAGGCGGATACTCAGGCCAAAGAAGCGGCGGAAGCTGCTGTTAAAGCCGCAGCGGATGCTAAAGTAAAAGCAGATGCGCAGGCGAAGGTTGCTGCGGAAGCTGTGAAGAAAGCCGCTGCCGATGCACAGAAAAAAGCGGAAGCTGAAGCGGTGAAAGCTGCAGCAGATGCTAAAAAAGTCGCTGAAGCTGCTGCTGCGAAAGCCGCTGCAGATGCTGAGAAGAAAGCGACAGCTGCCGCTGAGAAAAAGGCTGCAGCAGAAAAAGCGGCTGCTGACAAAGCCGCCGCCGCTGCAGAAAAAGCTGAAGCTGCTAAAGCCGCTGCTGCTGCGAAAGCGGCGGCAGACAAAAAGGCGGCTTCCGAGAAAGCGGCTGCGGATAAGAAAGCTGCAGCAGATAAAGCAGCAGCTGATAAGGCCGTAGCCAAGAAAGCCGCTGCCGAAAAAGCCGCTGCCGCTTCTGGAGTTGACGATCTGCTGGGCGATCTTAGCTCAGGTAAGAATGCGCCGAAATCGGGTGGTGGTGCAAAAGGTAGTGGGCAACCAGCAAAAGATAGTGGAACAAGTGGGGCGAATGGTGGGGCTTCAGGCTCTGATATCAGTGCTTATGCAACTCAAATTCGTAATGCAATCCAAAGCCGTTTATACGGCGCGGATATGTTTGCGGGTAAATCCTGCGTACTGCATATCAAGCTTGCTTCCGATGGTTTATTGCTGGATGTGACGGAGGAGGGGGGAGACCCTGCTTTGTGCCAGGCTGCACTGACTGCTGCGAAAACAGCCAAGATTCCTAAACCGCCTAGCCAGGCTGTTTATGAAAAAATTAAAGATGCCAAGCTGGATTTCAAACTGTAA
- the pnuC gene encoding nicotinamide riboside transporter PnuC, translating into MDFLSTQNILVHIPLGAGGYDLSWIEAIGTIAGLLCIWLASLEKIVNYLFGLINVTLFAIIFFQIQLYASLLLQLFFFAANLYGWYAWSRQTSQNEAELQIRWLPLPKAMAWLAACVIAIGLMTVYIDPVFAVLTQVAVGVMQSMGMNVSMPVLQPDAFPFWDSCMMVLSIAAMVLMTRKYVENWLLWVVINVISVAIFALQGVYAMALEYLILTFIALNGSRMWMKSARERGSRALIH; encoded by the coding sequence ATGGATTTTTTAAGTACGCAAAATATTCTTGTGCATATCCCGCTGGGGGCTGGAGGCTATGATCTGTCATGGATTGAAGCCATCGGCACGATTGCGGGCCTGCTGTGTATCTGGCTGGCAAGCCTTGAGAAGATCGTTAACTACCTGTTTGGGCTGATTAACGTCACGCTGTTTGCGATCATCTTTTTCCAGATCCAACTGTACGCAAGCCTTCTACTACAGCTTTTCTTCTTTGCGGCCAACCTTTATGGCTGGTACGCCTGGTCACGCCAAACCAGTCAGAATGAAGCTGAACTGCAAATTCGTTGGCTGCCGTTGCCTAAAGCGATGGCCTGGCTTGCGGCCTGTGTCATTGCGATTGGCCTGATGACCGTCTATATCGATCCTGTTTTTGCCGTCTTAACGCAAGTCGCCGTCGGCGTTATGCAGAGTATGGGTATGAATGTGTCGATGCCGGTGCTACAACCGGATGCTTTCCCATTCTGGGATTCATGCATGATGGTATTGTCGATTGCCGCGATGGTATTGATGACGCGCAAATACGTCGAGAACTGGCTGCTGTGGGTCGTGATTAACGTGATCAGTGTGGCTATCTTTGCCCTTCAGGGCGTTTATGCCATGGCGCTGGAATATTTGATCCTGACCTTTATTGCGCTTAACGGTAGCCGGATGTGGATGAAAAGCGCGCGTGAGCGAGGCTCTCGCGCGTTAATCCATTAA